In Deltaproteobacteria bacterium, the sequence AATCGGTAAGAGTTCAATGTCATTAAGCTCGAGCTGATCGGTCATCAAAGATTCGACGGGCATTTGAATGGAGAGTTTCCCCAGACTTAACTTGATAGCAATCTCCCACAAACTCGCGACACTTAAGAAGAGTTCGTTGTCGTCCTCTAGAAGAGATTTTCCACGGAGACTAAGTGCCCCGGGTTATCGTCGATGAACCAGAGAAACGTGTGGGTGTCGATCAGGAGTTTCATTCCGTATAGGTGCGAAAATCTTCGATTGGCGCGTCAAAATCACTTGCTAGCTTGATGAGTCCCTTTGCACTCCCCGCCTTGCGCTCTCGTGCGACTTTGCAGATCGGGATCAGTTTCAGCACCGGTTGGTCGTTTTGCGCAATCAGCACCTCTTCACCCTTCAGGGCTACCTCAAAAAGAGACTCCAACTGGCGCTTTGCTTCGTTTAGTTCAATGCGTCTTCCCATTATTTCTCGTTTCCCTGTTCTAGCTTTTTGGCCGGTAAACTTTCGTTAACATATAAGCCGCCATCTTTGCGGTGTCGTCCGAGAAACCGGAAATGTCCCCAAATCTGATCTAGCGGCAGCTCGTATTTGATACCAACTTGATACGTTGGTCGTGTCGTCAAACTTCGACTAATCAGATTAGCGGTCTTTTTCAGAGTTCTTTCTTCAGCAATGTTTGCGTTAAACTTTAAGGCATTGAAAAACAAGTCTTCCCATAGTGTCCCCTCTCGCATACATTCTTCGCGTCCATCCAAGTCGCCGCTGATAATCGCGCGAATTTGTTTGGCGATTGGCTTATCTGAATAGCCAAATGATAACTGAAAGGCATTAGTTCCTGTGATAGTAGGTCGCGGGGTCGGCTGCCCGTCGGCTACGTCGGAGACTCCCGCCTTGTTGGTAAACGAGTAACTCAACGACAGCTTCAAATTGTTAACCGCTAACCGCTCCCAAGGTGAGATCCTTTCTGCAAGATCTTCAGCAATGCTGGGGGTCTTCCTTACGTCGTCTGCCAGCATATTTCTTGTTGAACTCAACTCGATCTTATCGTCGCATGCTCTTTTTCTTAACGTGTAGGGCTTTGCATCGTCGCCGTATGAAGGTGGACGGTACGCCGTTATGCTGGTCGCTAAAGCGGCTGTCGCTATAAAGGTAATTTTTTTCATGATTCTGACCTCCTAATCTGATGAACTGTTCCTAAAAAAACGCCGAAGGAGACTACATTAAGGCGGCTTCCTCTTCTGAGGTATCCTCCATCGCCCGTAGGATAGATTCGGCAATAACATCGGCGGCATATTGCAAATCGGCTGTCCTATGGGTCGCCATAACACTAGCCCTCATAATAGACCTGCCGGACTCCACAACGGGTGGGAAAACAGGGTGAATGAAGATGTTTCCCTTTTGGCAGTAGGTCGCGGCGCGCGCCGCGGCAACTGCAGGACCGACCAATATTGGAACGATCGGCGTTTCTCCACCTCCGACAAGCTTCATACCATTTTCTGCAAGTGCATCACGGAAAAACTTGATATTCTCTGAAAGGTTGCTAATTAGAACCTCTCGTTCGCGGCGAAAGACGTGTAGGGCAGCGATAGCTGCGGCGATCATAACCGCAGGCGTGGCGCCGCTGTAAATGAATCCTCTCGACGCTCTGCGGAGAAACGTCACCATATCCATAGACCCAGCAATGTAACCACCGGCTGACGGTATGACCTTGCTCAAGGTGCCCATCTCAACGTCTACATCCGTTGTTCTTAACCCAAAGAATTCTTTGATTCCGCCTCCTGATTGTCCCAAGACGAAGTGAGAATGACACTCGTCGACGAATAGGGCTGCATCATATTGCTCGCAAACTTTGACAAACTCAGGCGCGCTGCAAACATCGCCACTCATACTAAAGACGCCGTCAATGAACACCATCCTTCTTCCGGAGGGCCCTTTTTCACTTAGTGCCTGCCTCAGGTCCTCGGGATCGTTGTGGCGAAACCTTTTAAATTTGGCGCCGGAGTACCAACATCCGTCGCTCAGCGAAGCATGATTCATCTTGTCGGAAAACACTGTGTCTTTGCGGCTCAACAATGCGGAGAGAGTCGATACATTGGCGACGTAGCCGCTGGTATACACGATCGCGTCCTGCGTACCGTGGGTATCCGCTATGAGTTCCTCG encodes:
- a CDS encoding type II toxin-antitoxin system prevent-host-death family antitoxin; this translates as MGRRIELNEAKRQLESLFEVALKGEEVLIAQNDQPVLKLIPICKVARERKAGSAKGLIKLASDFDAPIEDFRTYTE
- a CDS encoding aminotransferase class I/II-fold pyridoxal phosphate-dependent enzyme, translated to MDTNKYAIARSSERPHGYPAGTSWDEIVAYLSPRGHFLWFREIEKDLPKRFVRVRGCGDMLMLGGYSYLGLNGHPEIRAACNEALDRYGTGSHGSRWLAGHTTLHAELEELIADTHGTQDAIVYTSGYVANVSTLSALLSRKDTVFSDKMNHASLSDGCWYSGAKFKRFRHNDPEDLRQALSEKGPSGRRMVFIDGVFSMSGDVCSAPEFVKVCEQYDAALFVDECHSHFVLGQSGGGIKEFFGLRTTDVDVEMGTLSKVIPSAGGYIAGSMDMVTFLRRASRGFIYSGATPAVMIAAAIAALHVFRREREVLISNLSENIKFFRDALAENGMKLVGGGETPIVPILVGPAVAAARAATYCQKGNIFIHPVFPPVVESGRSIMRASVMATHRTADLQYAADVIAESILRAMEDTSEEEAALM